The Pseudofrankia inefficax genome window below encodes:
- a CDS encoding LLM class flavin-dependent oxidoreductase, whose product MPDRIVFGAAALPEPERHWLAAVERLPIESVWQGGHVLPPTGTGEAITRLALMTAWTERVRVGTAILLLPLYQPVIVAKQLADLDARSGGRVSVGLGVGGEFKHEFDSVGVPITERGARTDEAMVLLRELWRGEPVTHHGKYFDVEDVTLRPVTPPPPPGSTSGPAGGQPGGPPLLVSGRKAPAMRRAARLGDGWMPYLMSPSAYARSVETISAEAAATGRDLGGFEWMMYVYCSVRADGDRARADVASFLGGAYGDKPASMLDKIAPSGTPEQVAARLQEYVDAGVRHFVISPAAHEDTLEVVQLAAEEVLPRLTLPAGGAAGPVITTAGAAS is encoded by the coding sequence TTGCCTGATCGCATCGTCTTCGGCGCGGCCGCGCTCCCCGAGCCGGAGCGCCACTGGCTCGCCGCCGTCGAGCGCCTGCCCATCGAGTCGGTCTGGCAGGGCGGCCACGTGCTGCCGCCGACCGGCACCGGCGAGGCCATCACCCGGCTGGCCCTGATGACCGCGTGGACGGAACGGGTCCGGGTGGGCACCGCGATCCTGCTGCTGCCGCTGTACCAGCCGGTGATCGTCGCGAAGCAGCTCGCCGACCTGGACGCCCGCTCCGGCGGTCGGGTCTCGGTCGGGCTGGGCGTCGGCGGCGAGTTCAAGCACGAGTTCGACTCGGTCGGCGTCCCGATCACCGAGCGGGGCGCGCGCACCGACGAGGCGATGGTGCTGCTGCGCGAGCTGTGGCGCGGCGAGCCGGTCACCCACCACGGGAAGTACTTCGACGTCGAGGACGTGACGCTGCGCCCGGTCACTCCTCCGCCGCCACCGGGCTCGACCAGTGGTCCCGCAGGCGGCCAGCCCGGCGGCCCGCCGCTGCTGGTCTCCGGGCGCAAGGCCCCGGCGATGCGGCGCGCGGCGCGGCTGGGCGACGGCTGGATGCCCTACCTGATGTCGCCGAGCGCCTATGCCCGCTCGGTCGAGACGATCAGCGCCGAGGCCGCGGCCACCGGCCGGGACCTCGGCGGGTTCGAGTGGATGATGTACGTCTACTGCTCGGTCCGGGCCGACGGCGACCGGGCCCGCGCCGACGTGGCCAGCTTCCTCGGGGGTGCCTACGGCGACAAGCCCGCGTCGATGCTCGACAAGATCGCGCCGTCCGGGACGCCGGAACAGGTCGCGGCCCGCCTGCAGGAGTACGTCGACGCGGGCGTGCGGCACTTCGTCATCTCGCCGGCCGCGCACGAGGACACCCTCGAGGTCGTCCAGCTCGCCGCCGAGGAGGTCCTCCCCCGGCTGACCCTGCCGGCCGGGGGCGCCGCTGGACCGGTGATCACTACCGCCGGGGCCGCGTCATGA
- a CDS encoding amidohydrolase family protein, producing MPRPDWKLLADPEPQERSYSIISVDDHLTEPADLFVKRFPAKLRDKAPQVITTPDGSEAWVYRDRLYRDNGMSVVAGRPKSEWTLDPLNFGEMRRSAWDVHARVKDMDLDGIWASLCFPSGAWGFTGRVLSMNDDQEIGLAAVRAWNSWMLEEWHGAYPERFIPMQLPWFKDPKVAGDEVRRNAELGFTSVSFLESPHLLKLPPITNHKHWEPFFKACEETDTVISLHCGASGFVLQGSPGAGLNVQTSLFPATAFCAAVDWVWAGIPALYPNLKIALSEGGIGWVPMAINRLDYVLAHSGTGGTPWTYDVTPSEALRRNFYFCMLDDPGTLDQRHMIGIDHILFETDFPHADSTWPGSQDLLRKRFADLPQHEAVMIAGGNAARLFRQPLPHGADWPAIAL from the coding sequence ATGCCGAGGCCTGACTGGAAGCTGCTGGCGGACCCCGAGCCCCAGGAGCGCAGCTACTCCATCATCTCGGTGGACGACCATCTCACCGAGCCCGCCGACCTCTTCGTCAAGCGTTTTCCGGCGAAGCTGCGGGACAAGGCGCCGCAGGTGATCACGACCCCGGATGGTTCCGAGGCGTGGGTCTACCGCGACCGGCTTTACCGGGACAACGGCATGAGTGTGGTCGCCGGCCGCCCGAAGTCCGAGTGGACGCTCGACCCGCTGAACTTCGGCGAGATGCGCCGGTCCGCGTGGGACGTGCACGCCCGGGTGAAGGACATGGATCTCGACGGCATCTGGGCGTCGTTGTGCTTCCCCTCCGGAGCGTGGGGCTTCACCGGCCGGGTGCTGTCGATGAACGACGACCAGGAGATCGGGCTCGCCGCGGTCCGGGCGTGGAACAGCTGGATGCTCGAAGAATGGCACGGCGCCTACCCGGAGCGCTTCATCCCGATGCAGCTCCCGTGGTTCAAGGACCCGAAGGTCGCCGGCGACGAGGTGCGCCGCAACGCCGAGCTGGGTTTCACGTCGGTCTCGTTCCTTGAGTCGCCGCACCTGCTGAAGCTGCCGCCGATCACGAACCACAAGCACTGGGAGCCGTTCTTCAAGGCGTGCGAGGAAACCGACACGGTCATCTCGCTGCACTGCGGCGCGAGCGGCTTCGTCCTTCAGGGCTCGCCCGGCGCCGGCCTGAACGTGCAGACGTCGCTTTTCCCGGCCACCGCGTTCTGCGCCGCCGTCGACTGGGTGTGGGCGGGCATCCCGGCGCTCTACCCGAACCTGAAGATCGCGCTGAGCGAGGGTGGGATCGGCTGGGTGCCGATGGCGATCAACCGCCTCGACTATGTGCTGGCGCATTCCGGTACCGGCGGCACTCCGTGGACGTACGACGTGACGCCGAGCGAGGCGCTGCGCCGGAACTTCTACTTCTGCATGCTCGACGACCCCGGCACGCTCGACCAGCGCCACATGATCGGCATCGACCACATCCTGTTCGAGACCGACTTCCCGCACGCCGACTCGACCTGGCCGGGCTCCCAGGACCTGCTGCGCAAGCGCTTCGCCGACCTCCCCCAGCACGAGGCCGTCATGATCGCCGGCGGCAACGCCGCCAGGCTCTTCCGCCAGCCCCTCCCACACGGCGCCGACTGGCCGGCAATCGCCCTGTAG
- a CDS encoding N-acyl-D-amino-acid deacylase family protein, with product MDLLLRNATLIDGTGAPARPAEIAVTGDRIAAVGEPGSLTPDAATVVVDLGGLTLAPGFVDVHTHYDAQILWDGDLTPSSWHGVTSVVMGNCGFGVAPTRPEHRDLIVRLLENVEGMSMDALNAGIDWCFETFPEYLAALDARAKRLNVGAFLGHSPLRLFVTGGEERAATDEELATMRRLLREALDAGAIGFSTSRQPAHQGAYGRPVPSRFAEVSEVYELAGVMGEAGKGVLAVSIGPGLFLDQFSEIATRYDIPVTWTALVTRAEKPGSALRTVERGAALSGEVYPQIACRPIVMQVTMDDPSPLGQVDEWKEVLAVPREQRPALYRDDAWRDRARETTLAAWSHRWHKVDVEETVTHGALTGIPLDQLARDRGTTPFDLMLDLALSDAGTTRFRVVLENDGDAELADLLADKRTLLGLSDAGAHATQLCDACYSTHLLGHWVRERKAISLEDAVWRLTGQPAKAFRLAERGQVKPGFFADLVAFDPDTVGTTAVERVDDQPGGTERLVVRSTGVAHTWVNGVATRFDGEDLPAATPGRLLRA from the coding sequence ATGGACCTGTTGCTGCGCAACGCCACGCTGATCGACGGGACGGGAGCACCCGCCCGTCCAGCCGAGATCGCCGTCACCGGTGACCGGATCGCCGCCGTCGGTGAGCCGGGGTCGCTGACGCCCGACGCCGCCACCGTCGTCGTCGACCTCGGCGGGCTCACGCTCGCGCCCGGGTTCGTCGACGTGCACACCCACTACGACGCGCAGATCCTCTGGGACGGCGACCTCACGCCGTCGAGCTGGCACGGCGTGACCAGCGTCGTCATGGGCAACTGCGGGTTCGGCGTCGCGCCCACCCGGCCCGAGCACCGCGACCTGATCGTGCGGCTGCTCGAGAACGTCGAAGGCATGTCGATGGACGCGCTGAACGCGGGGATCGACTGGTGCTTCGAGACGTTCCCGGAGTACCTCGCGGCGCTGGACGCCCGGGCCAAGCGGCTGAACGTCGGCGCGTTCCTCGGCCACTCGCCGCTGCGGCTGTTCGTCACCGGCGGCGAGGAGCGGGCCGCCACCGACGAGGAGCTGGCCACGATGCGCCGGCTGCTGCGCGAGGCGCTGGACGCCGGCGCGATCGGTTTCTCCACCTCCCGCCAGCCCGCCCACCAGGGCGCCTACGGCCGGCCGGTGCCGAGCCGGTTCGCCGAGGTCTCCGAGGTCTACGAGCTGGCCGGGGTGATGGGCGAGGCGGGCAAGGGCGTGCTCGCCGTGTCGATCGGGCCCGGGCTCTTCCTCGACCAGTTCTCCGAGATCGCCACCCGCTACGACATCCCCGTCACGTGGACCGCGCTCGTCACCCGGGCCGAGAAGCCGGGCTCCGCCCTGCGGACGGTCGAGCGGGGCGCGGCGCTGTCGGGCGAGGTCTACCCGCAGATCGCCTGCCGGCCCATCGTCATGCAGGTCACCATGGACGACCCGTCGCCGCTCGGCCAGGTGGACGAGTGGAAAGAGGTCCTCGCCGTCCCGCGCGAGCAGCGCCCGGCCCTCTACCGGGATGACGCCTGGCGCGACCGGGCCAGGGAGACGACCCTCGCGGCCTGGAGCCACCGCTGGCACAAGGTCGACGTCGAGGAGACCGTCACCCACGGCGCGCTCACCGGCATCCCCCTCGACCAGCTGGCCCGCGACCGCGGCACCACCCCGTTCGACCTGATGCTCGACCTGGCCCTCTCCGACGCGGGAACGACGCGCTTCCGGGTCGTGCTGGAGAACGACGGCGACGCGGAACTCGCGGACCTGCTCGCGGACAAGCGCACCCTGCTGGGCCTCTCCGACGCCGGCGCGCACGCGACCCAGCTCTGCGACGCCTGCTACTCGACCCACCTGCTCGGCCACTGGGTCCGCGAACGCAAGGCGATCTCGCTGGAGGACGCCGTCTGGCGGCTGACCGGCCAGCCGGCCAAGGCGTTCCGCCTCGCCGAGCGCGGCCAGGTCAAGCCCGGCTTCTTCGCCGACCTTGTCGCCTTCGACCCGGACACCGTCGGCACGACCGCGGTCGAACGGGTCGACGACCAGCCCGGCGGCACGGAGCGTCTCGTCGTGCGCAGCACCGGCGTCGCCCACACCTGGGTCAACGGCGTCGCCACCCGCTTCGACGGCGAGGACCTCCCCGCCGCCACCCCGGGCCGCCTCCTGCGCGCCTGA
- a CDS encoding CoA transferase, with product MTPAAPGPLAGLRVIEIAVGASDLGLGLAGGVPGMLLAGLGAQVTRVVGTAPLAIDAGLPWGEAWHRDKRIVTTDDAEPVRTLLADADVALAYGPEDLVEGRGLGFRDLTGVNPRLVYARCRPSRTSLGAVEDYGLLVEARSGFCTQLTGHRPGPIFVDVRAPGTGTAGLLTASVLALLRRRVLTGAGGWAETSLYDGMLATLGCMIGRSERARPEVEGYWEFGSTFPNFLYRCADGELLQVWFGGKGMYAKLIDVLGDEPSTEGYYADQSSGKLQDRALRWRAPFALRPRDIWLRRLRDAGIACEPVLNPGDALTDPHLAETGLAVTRDRDGHRETFVGSPLSVGPLPSATPADQPPAPAGPAQIPADPAPVTEAPAGGSGGTAVGGLLAGVRVLDFSAFVAGPLAAQVLADLGAEVVKVEPPEGEAMRAAAYAVAACQRGKRSLAIDITAPEARPVVESLVRWADVVLHNFRVGVAERLGIGAADVAALNPSAVYCHASAFGAHGPRAKQPGNDALMQAVTGLEQAIGGDGNEPIAATWIPIDVAGGWLAATGILAGLYARATTGTGQQVGSSLLGAGMLMQSGSFQRDGELVRGPALDAAQTGYGPGYRLYQAGDGEWFALVLPDERSWATLRGLLAASGPSAGEPASPAGPESRADDVLATCAPLRGGILDQEAREAESLLEKAFSTGTAAEWVARLRAAGLLSELIAPATRDDFRRGILDDPLNRQLGRVAAYDVADWGHFEQIGPLPRHDQSPARPSQAGRAEARGPGLGLPSIGEHSVQVLAELGRPADEIDALLANKIARQL from the coding sequence ATGACCCCGGCGGCACCCGGTCCGCTCGCGGGGCTGCGGGTCATCGAGATCGCCGTCGGTGCCAGCGACCTCGGGCTGGGCCTCGCGGGCGGGGTGCCCGGGATGCTGCTGGCCGGGCTCGGCGCGCAGGTCACCCGCGTCGTCGGGACCGCGCCCCTCGCCATCGACGCGGGGCTGCCGTGGGGCGAGGCCTGGCACCGGGACAAGCGGATCGTCACGACCGACGACGCCGAACCGGTCCGCACCCTGCTCGCGGACGCCGACGTCGCGCTCGCCTACGGGCCCGAGGACCTGGTCGAGGGCCGCGGCCTGGGCTTTCGGGACCTGACCGGCGTCAACCCGCGCCTGGTCTACGCCCGCTGCCGGCCGAGCCGGACGTCGCTCGGCGCCGTCGAGGACTACGGGCTGCTCGTCGAGGCGCGGTCCGGATTCTGCACGCAGCTCACCGGCCATCGACCGGGCCCGATCTTCGTCGACGTCCGGGCGCCCGGCACCGGCACGGCGGGCCTGCTGACCGCGTCGGTCCTCGCGCTGCTGCGCCGCCGGGTCCTGACCGGCGCGGGTGGCTGGGCCGAGACGTCGCTCTACGACGGCATGCTCGCCACCCTCGGCTGCATGATCGGACGCTCCGAGCGGGCCAGGCCCGAGGTCGAGGGGTACTGGGAGTTCGGCTCGACCTTCCCGAACTTCCTGTACCGCTGCGCCGACGGCGAGCTGCTCCAGGTCTGGTTCGGCGGCAAGGGCATGTACGCCAAGCTCATCGACGTCCTCGGCGACGAACCGTCGACCGAGGGCTACTACGCCGACCAGTCCTCCGGGAAGCTGCAGGATCGCGCCCTGCGGTGGCGGGCCCCGTTCGCCCTGCGTCCCCGCGACATCTGGCTGCGCCGGCTGCGCGACGCCGGAATCGCCTGCGAGCCCGTCCTCAACCCGGGCGACGCGTTGACCGACCCGCACCTGGCCGAGACCGGCCTCGCCGTCACCCGCGACCGCGACGGCCACCGCGAGACCTTCGTGGGCTCGCCCCTCTCCGTCGGCCCGCTGCCCTCGGCGACCCCCGCCGACCAGCCACCGGCTCCCGCCGGCCCGGCGCAGATTCCCGCCGACCCGGCGCCGGTGACCGAGGCGCCAGCGGGCGGCTCGGGCGGCACCGCGGTGGGTGGACTGCTCGCCGGGGTACGCGTGCTGGACTTCTCCGCGTTCGTGGCCGGTCCGCTGGCCGCGCAGGTGCTCGCCGATCTCGGCGCGGAGGTCGTGAAGGTCGAACCGCCGGAGGGTGAGGCGATGCGCGCCGCGGCCTACGCCGTCGCGGCCTGCCAGCGCGGCAAACGCAGCCTGGCGATCGACATCACCGCGCCCGAGGCCCGGCCCGTGGTGGAGAGCCTGGTTCGCTGGGCCGACGTCGTGCTCCACAACTTCCGGGTCGGCGTCGCCGAGCGCCTCGGCATCGGCGCGGCGGACGTCGCCGCGCTCAACCCGTCCGCCGTCTACTGCCACGCCAGCGCGTTCGGCGCGCACGGGCCGCGGGCGAAGCAGCCGGGCAACGACGCGCTGATGCAGGCGGTCACCGGGCTGGAACAGGCGATCGGCGGCGACGGCAACGAGCCGATCGCGGCGACCTGGATCCCGATCGACGTCGCCGGTGGCTGGCTCGCGGCCACCGGCATCCTCGCCGGCCTGTACGCCCGTGCGACGACGGGCACCGGCCAGCAGGTGGGCAGCAGCCTGCTCGGCGCCGGGATGCTCATGCAGTCCGGCTCGTTCCAGCGCGACGGCGAGCTTGTCCGAGGCCCAGCCCTGGACGCGGCCCAGACCGGCTACGGTCCCGGCTACCGCCTCTACCAGGCCGGCGACGGGGAATGGTTCGCGCTGGTCCTTCCGGACGAGCGCTCCTGGGCCACGCTGCGCGGGCTGCTCGCTGCCAGCGGGCCAAGCGCTGGCGAACCTGCTTCGCCGGCCGGTCCGGAATCCCGTGCCGACGACGTCCTGGCGACCTGCGCGCCACTGCGCGGGGGCATTCTCGACCAGGAGGCTCGCGAGGCGGAAAGCCTCCTGGAGAAGGCCTTCTCCACCGGTACCGCCGCCGAGTGGGTGGCACGGCTACGTGCCGCGGGCCTTCTGTCCGAGCTGATCGCGCCGGCGACCAGGGACGACTTCCGCCGTGGCATCCTGGACGATCCGCTGAACCGCCAGCTCGGCCGGGTCGCGGCGTACGACGTGGCCGACTGGGGTCATTTCGAACAGATCGGCCCGCTCCCCCGGCACGACCAGAGCCCTGCACGGCCTTCCCAAGCGGGTCGCGCCGAAGCGCGGGGCCCAGGGCTGGGGCTGCCCAGCATCGGCGAACACTCCGTCCAGGTCCTGGCCGAGCTCGGCCGTCCCGCCGACGAGATCGACGCCCTCCTCGCCAACAAGATCGCCCGCCAGCTCTAG
- a CDS encoding Zn-ribbon domain-containing OB-fold protein, with product MTANGPTSPDSAAVVPGIPPSVTEETAVFWAGAAEGRLLVERCQDCGAESFPPYGVCRTCRSRSTEPVEITGRGQVYSLTVNYQRWLPGLEVPYALVLVEFDGHPGVRVLGRLRGCPPEEATIGMSVDVGFEPGPGTCFLDGQERAYSVPSFVAVAGA from the coding sequence ATGACCGCCAACGGCCCTACCAGCCCGGACTCGGCCGCGGTGGTTCCCGGCATCCCACCGTCCGTCACCGAGGAGACCGCGGTGTTCTGGGCGGGGGCGGCCGAGGGGCGGCTGCTGGTCGAGCGCTGCCAGGACTGCGGCGCCGAGTCGTTCCCGCCGTACGGAGTGTGCAGGACCTGCCGGAGCCGGTCGACCGAACCGGTCGAGATCACCGGGCGCGGCCAGGTCTACAGCCTGACGGTCAACTACCAGCGCTGGCTGCCGGGGCTCGAGGTGCCCTACGCGCTGGTCCTGGTCGAGTTCGACGGCCACCCGGGCGTCCGGGTCCTCGGGCGGCTGCGCGGTTGCCCACCAGAGGAGGCGACGATCGGGATGAGCGTCGACGTGGGCTTCGAGCCCGGACCGGGCACCTGCTTCCTCGACGGCCAGGAGCGGGCCTACTCGGTCCCCAGCTTCGTCGCCGTGGCCGGGGCGTGA
- a CDS encoding SDR family NAD(P)-dependent oxidoreductase, translated as MGLCDGRVCLVTGAGQGIGRAYVEALAAQGARVVVNDVNADAVASVVAGVRALGGEATGHTGDVSTAAGADSLIATATDTWGRLDAVVNNAGIARDKMLVNMSESDWDDVLRVHLKSTFLVTQRAANHWRARSKAGDSVDARVVNTVSSVGLYGHVGQANYGAAKGAIASFTVIAAMELARYGATVNAVCPTALTPMTEAVGLGESDAARAGQYDPKWVAATLAWLVSPLSADVTGRVIVSSGVRLAIAEGWHRGPTGPAVDDPAAVEAAIRPLLAAAAPNADVQGDIPRWSSALS; from the coding sequence ATGGGCTTGTGTGACGGACGGGTCTGCCTGGTCACCGGTGCCGGCCAGGGAATCGGCCGCGCCTACGTCGAGGCGCTCGCGGCGCAGGGCGCGCGCGTCGTGGTGAACGACGTCAACGCCGACGCCGTCGCGTCCGTGGTCGCCGGGGTGCGCGCCCTGGGCGGCGAGGCCACCGGCCACACCGGCGACGTGTCGACGGCGGCGGGCGCCGACAGCCTGATCGCCACTGCCACGGACACCTGGGGCCGCCTCGACGCGGTGGTGAACAACGCCGGCATCGCGCGCGACAAGATGCTGGTGAACATGTCCGAGTCGGACTGGGACGACGTGCTGCGCGTGCACCTCAAGAGCACGTTCCTCGTCACCCAGCGGGCCGCCAACCACTGGCGTGCACGGTCGAAGGCGGGCGACAGCGTCGACGCCCGCGTCGTGAACACGGTGTCGTCGGTGGGCCTGTACGGCCACGTCGGCCAGGCCAACTACGGCGCGGCCAAGGGCGCGATCGCCTCGTTCACGGTGATCGCCGCGATGGAGCTCGCCCGCTACGGGGCGACCGTCAACGCGGTGTGCCCGACGGCGCTGACGCCGATGACCGAGGCCGTCGGGCTGGGCGAGAGCGACGCGGCCCGCGCCGGCCAGTACGACCCCAAGTGGGTCGCGGCCACGCTGGCGTGGCTCGTCTCGCCGCTCTCGGCCGACGTCACCGGCAGGGTGATCGTCAGCTCGGGCGTGCGCCTGGCCATCGCCGAAGGCTGGCACCGTGGGCCCACCGGGCCGGCGGTCGACGACCCCGCCGCCGTCGAGGCGGCCATCCGGCCGCTGCTGGCGGCCGCCGCACCGAACGCCGACGTCCAAGGAGACATCCCACGATGGTCGAGCGCACTTTCCTGA
- a CDS encoding flavin reductase family protein: MTDVAARGTELEGVDPVVFRQVLGHFCTGVTIVTGMDESGAPAGLACQSFTSLSLDPPLVLICPGRNSTSWPRIERAGRFTVNVLAEDQQDVSVAFGARTGAKFDAAPWHVTDRGAVVLDNVLAWVDCEIDAAHDGGDHQIVVGAVREMRVLRDHGPLLYFRGGYGLPGRLDQKVLPNGSTGTRSA; encoded by the coding sequence ATGACCGACGTCGCCGCGCGCGGTACGGAGCTCGAAGGCGTCGACCCGGTCGTCTTCCGCCAGGTGCTGGGCCATTTCTGCACCGGCGTGACGATCGTGACCGGTATGGACGAGTCCGGCGCTCCGGCCGGGCTCGCCTGCCAGTCGTTCACCTCGCTTTCCCTCGACCCGCCCCTGGTGCTCATCTGCCCTGGCCGGAACTCGACGAGCTGGCCACGCATCGAGCGGGCCGGACGGTTTACCGTCAACGTGCTGGCCGAGGATCAGCAGGACGTGTCGGTGGCCTTCGGCGCCAGGACCGGGGCGAAGTTCGACGCCGCTCCCTGGCATGTCACCGACCGTGGCGCTGTGGTCCTGGACAACGTCCTCGCCTGGGTCGACTGCGAGATCGACGCGGCGCACGACGGCGGCGACCACCAGATCGTCGTCGGCGCGGTTCGCGAGATGCGGGTGCTGCGCGACCACGGGCCGCTGCTGTACTTCCGCGGTGGCTACGGTCTGCCGGGCCGTCTCGACCAGAAGGTCCTGCCCAACGGCTCGACCGGAACGAGGAGCGCGTAA